Proteins from one Clostridium cellulovorans 743B genomic window:
- a CDS encoding GH36-type glycosyl hydrolase domain-containing protein, with protein sequence MKEIVARKVQQSAEQKLREIFNEKIQKESIIDGIYYDSTYENAVGVANLPIKIPVTLALFKDREIAELLDNNLEESEFVLISLTEGLDNVNIIASSNGKITEKQLATDISFKINRIVQKITYGVGFLNEEGEHEIDLLAPTPGPHFYTNLLLGNRVGFPHPLQTTPKSVVDKLGRGSFRSHAATQVLATRWDMLQEENGFPANRQFYLVEDGKQIFYSANVSDENIEKGKCIHSQNHTKILYKTHCGLTIERTIFLLQQEEDMPIAVEVQQIRIINNSDKSRKLKIVYTGMFGSAVPSALMEDVLYSNVIMQSKVLNDKDGSILAILPDYYPMYTKGDYRFHTMISHTKEELFLAKEFCTSYSEFVGNGSLEKPEGVFKLSNKLNRKGPGFFAVSSQLTINPKDKVVVDNFTGLVSEKTNDNFTEDEIKVQIENLVSKYKDETEIEKAINRNREFLNSYRGYLQVNSEDKQFDTYVNKNLPFQVLYQTFVSRSFDQTQKGYREIGFREIQDIYASMYYFIGMGQQQLVKNLIKEWVEKVFEFGYTYHNFFWVGKEPGKWSDDGLWLIPAIYRYISITGETSILDEQCEVAGCNEAKTRSVYETLKAILRYSGEISIGKHGMPLLDFADWNDCLKLDTNYINGIEKERRYKEQIACTGKDGEPFESDYSESVMNAFLLKSAMDEMLVFAKEREDFKYYDKLETLSEKLYKNIQNHGWKEDFFARVLFNRYENGEYTYLGAKGDKLSADSNKDGTYFLNSFNWSILSDCATEEQIEKMLDSIELHLKTSYGIKLISPADLEKVARNTATGEYFPGDRENGGIFKHATMMATSAMFKAAKKVDDIELAKRLTNTAYWMIDLVVPYKTMEKPFETCGNPRFCTQYNNSETGENIGPTLSGTSTWLTLSLFDAFGIEYTSKGIEINPILKEEQKNLELFINTGKAKYKIKISKNLGFYRLKDSKYSIKVDDVFIDDNIIENFEDGKEHTVEIQFI encoded by the coding sequence ATGAAAGAAATAGTTGCAAGAAAAGTTCAGCAATCTGCAGAACAAAAGCTAAGAGAAATATTTAATGAAAAAATTCAAAAAGAAAGTATTATAGATGGAATATATTATGATAGCACCTATGAAAACGCAGTGGGAGTTGCTAATCTGCCAATTAAAATTCCAGTTACATTGGCATTGTTTAAAGATAGAGAAATCGCAGAGTTATTAGATAATAATTTAGAAGAAAGTGAATTTGTCCTAATTTCCTTAACGGAAGGTTTAGACAATGTAAATATCATAGCTAGTAGTAATGGTAAAATAACTGAAAAACAGTTAGCTACTGATATTAGTTTTAAAATAAATAGAATAGTACAAAAGATAACTTATGGGGTGGGATTTTTAAATGAAGAAGGAGAACATGAAATAGATTTATTGGCTCCAACTCCTGGACCACATTTCTATACCAATTTGTTATTAGGTAACAGAGTTGGATTTCCACATCCGCTTCAGACAACACCTAAAAGTGTAGTAGATAAACTAGGAAGAGGAAGTTTTCGTTCTCATGCTGCAACTCAAGTTTTAGCAACTAGATGGGATATGCTTCAGGAGGAAAATGGATTTCCTGCAAATAGACAATTTTACTTAGTAGAAGATGGAAAGCAAATATTCTATTCAGCAAATGTATCTGATGAGAATATAGAGAAAGGCAAATGTATACATTCTCAAAACCATACAAAGATTCTATATAAGACTCATTGTGGGCTTACTATTGAGAGAACAATCTTTTTACTTCAACAGGAAGAAGATATGCCAATAGCAGTAGAGGTACAACAAATAAGAATAATAAACAATTCAGATAAATCAAGAAAACTTAAGATAGTGTACACAGGGATGTTTGGAAGTGCTGTTCCTAGCGCATTAATGGAAGACGTATTATATAGTAATGTAATTATGCAGTCAAAGGTTTTAAATGATAAAGATGGATCAATACTTGCTATATTACCTGATTATTATCCAATGTATACAAAAGGTGATTATAGATTTCATACAATGATTTCTCACACTAAAGAAGAGTTATTCTTAGCAAAGGAATTTTGTACAAGCTACAGTGAATTTGTAGGTAATGGTTCATTAGAGAAGCCAGAAGGGGTATTTAAACTTAGCAATAAGCTTAATCGAAAAGGACCAGGGTTCTTCGCAGTAAGCAGCCAGTTAACAATCAATCCAAAAGATAAAGTAGTTGTTGATAATTTCACTGGTTTAGTATCAGAGAAAACTAATGATAATTTTACAGAAGATGAAATTAAAGTTCAGATTGAAAACTTAGTTTCAAAGTATAAAGATGAGACAGAAATAGAGAAAGCAATAAATAGAAATAGAGAATTTTTAAATTCATATAGAGGATATTTGCAAGTTAATTCAGAGGATAAGCAATTTGATACTTATGTTAATAAAAATCTTCCATTCCAGGTATTGTATCAAACTTTTGTATCTAGATCATTTGATCAAACCCAAAAGGGATATAGAGAGATAGGCTTTAGAGAAATACAAGATATATATGCATCAATGTATTATTTTATAGGAATGGGTCAACAGCAATTAGTTAAAAACTTAATTAAAGAGTGGGTTGAGAAAGTCTTTGAATTTGGTTATACCTATCATAATTTCTTCTGGGTTGGCAAAGAGCCAGGAAAATGGTCAGATGATGGCTTATGGTTAATACCTGCTATTTACAGATATATAAGTATAACAGGGGAAACTTCAATATTAGATGAACAATGTGAAGTAGCAGGATGTAATGAAGCTAAGACAAGAAGTGTATATGAAACACTGAAAGCTATTTTGAGATATTCGGGAGAAATTTCTATAGGAAAGCATGGTATGCCACTTCTTGATTTTGCAGATTGGAATGATTGTTTAAAGCTAGATACAAATTATATAAACGGGATAGAAAAGGAACGTAGATATAAAGAACAGATTGCTTGTACAGGAAAAGATGGAGAACCATTTGAAAGCGATTATTCTGAGAGTGTAATGAATGCATTCCTATTAAAATCTGCTATGGATGAAATGCTTGTATTTGCAAAAGAGAGAGAAGATTTTAAGTACTATGATAAACTTGAAACTCTTTCAGAAAAACTTTATAAAAATATACAAAACCATGGATGGAAAGAAGATTTCTTTGCAAGAGTTCTGTTTAATAGATATGAAAATGGAGAATACACCTATCTAGGTGCTAAGGGCGATAAACTTTCCGCAGATTCTAATAAGGATGGAACATATTTCTTAAATTCCTTTAACTGGTCAATTTTATCAGACTGTGCTACTGAAGAACAAATTGAAAAAATGCTTGATTCAATTGAACTGCACTTAAAAACATCTTATGGCATAAAGCTTATCAGTCCTGCTGACTTGGAAAAGGTAGCTAGAAATACAGCAACTGGAGAATATTTCCCAGGAGATAGAGAAAATGGGGGTATATTTAAACACGCTACAATGATGGCAACCAGTGCAATGTTTAAGGCAGCTAAAAAAGTTGATGATATTGAATTGGCAAAAAGATTAACTAATACTGCATATTGGATGATAGATTTAGTTGTACCTTATAAGACTATGGAAAAGCCATTTGAAACCTGTGGAAACCCAAGATTTTGCACACAATATAATAATAGTGAAACAGGTGAGAATATAGGGCCTACATTAAGTGGGACTTCAACATGGCTTACATTATCATTGTTTGATGCTTTTGGGATTGAATACACATCAAAAGGCATTGAAATCAATCCTATACTTAAAGAAGAACAAAAAAATCTAGAACTATTCATTAATACAGGGAAGGCAAAATATAAGATAAAAATTTCAAAAAATCTAGGGTTTTATAGATTAAAAGATTCAAAATATTCTATAAAAGTAGATGATGTTTTTATTGATGATAATATAATTGAAAATTTTGAAGATGGTAAAGAACACACAGTAGAAATTCAATTTATATAA
- a CDS encoding carbohydrate binding domain-containing protein produces the protein MKTKKIGLVVTLAVAFLLSISSILYLTTKNNVSRDESLNTNTDSKDTEKKTDNKDSQTKINNKDKQTKTDNKESLSNDQKSHEVLVNNITESTTANNNGITVEYGENKGVVNNNNNPIINGDITTGIDNPIPNKNNDVNNGSNSNGNNNSGDINNGDNNGGTSNNNGTNQDKPLWALAWSDEFNGNALDKTKWNFDEGNWGVNAEGAPYAGWGNNEKQNYIAGDNNVEVRDGQLIITAKKEQSYDKYGGPYDYTSAKVKTKDLFSKKYGKFEIKAKLPAGKGLWPAIWMLPEGEKYGQWAASGEIDIMEAWGSKMDSVRGTIHYGKAYPNNVQNGKESSQDLEFKKKHPNFKIIDYHTYSVEWEPNEIRWYIDGDIYQTITNWYSQGVNQPDKYAFPAPFDKNFYLILNLAVGGAWDGDPDSTTVFPKSMAVDYVRVYEKTKPYDTPVDRSTIKEAYSSDAKLPLGDGNFVYNSNFDKDVTGADNIIGVPDTAYWSFLNLPSYEGQASVSIEPINNKNFAHIDISNKGNQDYSLQLIQRVTVGRARGYKLTFDAKSTGDRNISVKIGGDETRGYTAYAGNYTVPLTSEVKTYSYSFNMASETDLKARLEFNVGDDLKGVWIGNVKLEEIEFIRNDNDIKKPLANGQEIYNGTFDLGNTSRMTYWNINAVNGQANASVNENTRELKLDVYPGYNGVSNISMDQRGLELKEKCTYKVSFKGRAEGEQGTLANVMSSVTNNKSLQVYLANIDGSIKYSTAKDFTLSKDMKEYSFEFTPTVSDSNSKMVFDFGGDKKTIYMDDISMIKTKDFVDYSQVGQLFFVQNGDFSDGLNQWDHYIDSAADASIIEENGEAKISVNNPGTDIWHVILQQPAAGKTFDMKAGIQYLISFDARATVNREMKVSLENASYASFLAQTVNLTDKMQNYSFKFTLPSDQQLALKLFMGKLNGAGKAHDVFIDNVKLEVNGASEEALPKPDNPNNNVNTQKELVSNNSFDSTINPWTLSVANWNGGPGADATAEVENSQAKINVKKVGTENWNVQFKLNPLTMTKGHKYKVSFDVKASIQREIELAIQHNGGSYETFFLTNGIVASPSGNHYEYEFTMDKDTDSEVQFVYNLGKVGNNSEIGEHIVYFDNISLIDESVV, from the coding sequence ATGAAGACTAAGAAGATTGGCCTTGTAGTTACATTGGCAGTTGCTTTCTTATTGTCAATTAGTTCAATTTTATACTTAACGACCAAAAACAATGTTAGTAGAGATGAAAGCTTAAATACAAATACTGATAGTAAAGATACTGAGAAAAAAACTGATAATAAAGATTCACAAACAAAGATAAATAATAAGGATAAACAGACAAAGACAGATAATAAAGAAAGTTTATCAAATGATCAAAAGAGCCATGAAGTTTTAGTAAATAATATTACTGAATCTACTACAGCAAATAATAATGGCATTACAGTAGAGTATGGTGAAAACAAGGGTGTAGTCAACAATAATAATAATCCCATCATAAATGGGGATATTACAACTGGAATTGATAATCCAATTCCTAATAAAAACAATGATGTAAACAATGGTTCAAACTCTAATGGGAACAATAATAGCGGAGACATTAATAATGGAGATAATAATGGTGGAACCAGTAATAATAATGGAACCAATCAGGATAAGCCACTGTGGGCACTAGCATGGAGTGATGAATTTAACGGAAATGCATTAGACAAAACTAAGTGGAACTTTGATGAAGGAAACTGGGGTGTCAATGCTGAAGGTGCTCCATATGCTGGATGGGGTAACAATGAAAAGCAAAACTATATCGCAGGTGATAATAATGTAGAAGTACGAGATGGACAACTAATTATAACTGCAAAAAAGGAACAAAGCTATGATAAATATGGAGGACCATATGACTATACTTCTGCAAAAGTAAAAACTAAAGATTTATTTAGCAAGAAGTACGGAAAGTTTGAAATTAAGGCTAAGCTTCCTGCTGGTAAAGGACTTTGGCCTGCTATATGGATGCTTCCAGAAGGCGAAAAATATGGTCAATGGGCAGCTTCAGGTGAAATTGACATAATGGAAGCCTGGGGAAGCAAAATGGATTCTGTAAGAGGAACTATACATTATGGTAAAGCATATCCAAATAACGTTCAAAACGGAAAAGAATCCTCACAAGATTTAGAGTTTAAAAAGAAGCACCCTAATTTTAAAATAATAGATTACCATACTTATTCTGTAGAATGGGAACCAAATGAAATAAGATGGTATATTGATGGAGACATTTATCAGACTATAACTAACTGGTATAGTCAAGGGGTGAATCAACCGGATAAATATGCTTTTCCTGCACCTTTTGATAAAAACTTTTATTTAATATTAAATCTAGCTGTTGGAGGAGCTTGGGATGGTGATCCAGATAGTACCACAGTTTTTCCGAAATCTATGGCAGTAGATTATGTAAGAGTATATGAAAAAACTAAGCCATATGATACACCTGTAGATAGATCAACCATCAAAGAGGCTTATTCTAGTGATGCAAAACTTCCTTTAGGTGATGGTAATTTTGTGTATAATAGCAATTTTGATAAAGATGTTACAGGAGCGGACAATATAATAGGTGTACCTGATACAGCATATTGGTCATTTCTAAATTTACCTAGCTATGAAGGACAAGCATCTGTTTCAATAGAGCCGATAAATAACAAAAATTTTGCTCATATAGACATTTCAAATAAAGGAAACCAGGATTATTCTTTACAGCTTATACAAAGAGTAACCGTTGGAAGAGCAAGAGGATATAAGTTGACATTTGATGCGAAGTCCACTGGAGATAGAAATATAAGTGTAAAAATAGGCGGTGATGAAACTAGAGGTTACACTGCATATGCAGGAAACTATACGGTACCGCTAACTTCAGAAGTAAAAACATATTCCTATTCCTTTAATATGGCATCGGAAACAGATTTAAAGGCTAGACTGGAATTTAACGTGGGTGATGACTTAAAGGGTGTATGGATTGGAAATGTAAAGTTAGAAGAAATTGAGTTTATAAGAAACGATAATGATATCAAGAAACCATTAGCAAATGGTCAAGAGATTTATAACGGAACTTTTGATTTAGGCAATACCAGTAGAATGACTTATTGGAATATTAATGCAGTCAATGGACAAGCGAATGCGTCTGTAAATGAAAATACTAGGGAACTAAAGCTAGATGTATATCCAGGATATAATGGCGTAAGTAATATTTCAATGGATCAAAGAGGATTAGAATTAAAAGAAAAGTGCACCTATAAGGTGTCTTTTAAAGGAAGAGCAGAAGGGGAACAAGGCACCTTAGCAAATGTGATGAGCAGTGTAACCAATAATAAATCATTACAAGTTTATCTTGCTAATATAGATGGTAGCATAAAGTATTCCACAGCTAAAGACTTTACACTTTCAAAGGATATGAAAGAATATAGCTTTGAATTTACACCAACTGTAAGTGACAGTAATTCAAAAATGGTCTTTGATTTTGGTGGTGATAAAAAGACTATATATATGGATGATATATCAATGATAAAAACTAAGGATTTCGTTGATTATTCACAAGTTGGTCAACTATTCTTTGTACAAAATGGTGATTTTTCTGACGGGTTAAATCAATGGGATCATTATATTGATTCTGCAGCTGATGCTTCAATAATAGAAGAAAATGGCGAAGCGAAGATATCAGTAAATAATCCAGGTACGGACATATGGCATGTTATTCTTCAACAGCCTGCAGCAGGGAAAACCTTTGATATGAAGGCTGGTATTCAGTACTTAATATCTTTTGATGCTAGAGCAACTGTTAATAGAGAAATGAAGGTTTCATTGGAAAATGCAAGTTACGCAAGTTTCTTAGCACAGACAGTTAACTTAACCGATAAAATGCAGAATTATTCCTTTAAATTTACACTTCCTTCTGATCAACAGTTAGCATTGAAATTATTTATGGGAAAACTAAATGGAGCAGGAAAAGCTCATGATGTATTTATTGATAATGTAAAGTTAGAAGTAAATGGAGCAAGCGAAGAAGCGTTACCAAAGCCTGATAACCCAAATAATAATGTAAATACGCAAAAAGAACTTGTATCCAATAATAGCTTTGATTCTACAATAAACCCGTGGACACTATCAGTTGCAAACTGGAATGGTGGTCCTGGTGCAGATGCTACTGCTGAAGTTGAAAATAGTCAAGCTAAAATCAATGTTAAGAAGGTTGGAACAGAAAATTGGAATGTACAGTTTAAACTAAATCCATTAACTATGACCAAGGGACATAAATATAAGGTATCCTTTGATGTAAAAGCTTCAATTCAGAGAGAGATTGAACTAGCGATACAGCATAATGGTGGAAGTTATGAAACGTTCTTTTTAACAAATGGAATAGTAGCTTCTCCATCGGGTAATCATTATGAGTATGAATTCACTATGGATAAAGACACTGATTCAGAGGTGCAGTTTGTTTACAATCTTGGTAAGGTAGGAAATAACTCTGAGATTGGGGAACATATTGTTTACTTTGATAACATTTCCTTAATTGATGAATCTGTTGTATAA
- a CDS encoding carbohydrate ABC transporter permease, whose protein sequence is MSKSYTKSLRRKKKIKHWAANVILIFMIIISVFPIAWMVISSLMTQGDLATGTLGTPNNWKNYIEMWQNINFFAYFKNSFIICSITTLLTLTIAVFAGYAVAKYKFPGSGAFGGTVLATQMIPGMMFLLPLYIMFIKIQENLGIKIVNTYTGVIVTYAAFFIPFSIWILRGFFATIPKELEEAARIDGCSKFEAFIKIILPISVTGIIATGIYIFLMAWDELLFAWILTTDISTQTIPVGIRLYVGNYQNRYDLMMAASVVTTIPILIIFFALQKKFISGMTAGAVKG, encoded by the coding sequence ATGAGTAAGAGTTATACAAAAAGCCTTAGAAGAAAAAAGAAAATAAAGCATTGGGCAGCAAATGTTATATTAATTTTTATGATTATAATAAGTGTATTTCCAATTGCATGGATGGTTATAAGCTCTTTGATGACACAAGGTGATTTAGCAACAGGAACTTTAGGTACGCCAAATAACTGGAAAAATTACATTGAAATGTGGCAAAACATAAATTTCTTTGCTTATTTTAAGAATAGTTTTATTATTTGTAGCATAACTACATTACTTACATTAACTATAGCAGTTTTTGCAGGATATGCAGTTGCAAAATATAAGTTTCCAGGTTCAGGAGCTTTCGGTGGGACAGTACTTGCTACACAGATGATTCCTGGAATGATGTTTTTATTACCACTGTATATAATGTTTATAAAAATACAAGAAAATCTTGGAATTAAGATAGTAAATACCTATACGGGGGTAATAGTTACTTATGCAGCATTTTTTATTCCCTTCAGTATATGGATTTTAAGAGGCTTTTTCGCTACTATACCAAAAGAATTGGAAGAAGCTGCTCGAATAGATGGATGTAGCAAATTTGAGGCTTTTATAAAAATAATATTACCAATTTCTGTGACAGGAATAATTGCTACAGGAATATATATTTTCTTAATGGCTTGGGATGAATTACTTTTCGCTTGGATACTTACTACTGATATCTCTACACAAACTATTCCAGTTGGCATAAGACTATATGTAGGTAATTACCAAAATAGATATGACTTAATGATGGCAGCAAGCGTTGTTACAACAATTCCTATATTAATAATATTCTTTGCACTCCAAAAGAAATTTATAAGTGGTATGACAGCAGGAGCTGTTAAGGGTTAA
- a CDS encoding carbohydrate ABC transporter permease, with protein MKTKIKENTQKGFKYSLKEKIIKNKFAYALVAPALIAMIIVQLIPMSEGLYFSLLKLNQFTLKQFLHAPFAGFDNFYTVLFDTTSNMRSGFLDALRNTAIYSVLCNVFVLAIGLMAAMVVNREFKLRGLARTLLLTPWVVPSYVVGMLWGFMWQQDTGIINRILVDWLHILPSKPFWLTGSNVLFAIIIPTIWRNVPFVMIMLLAGLQNISEDYYEAAELDGANGIQKFSHITLPLLKPIIGIQLLFGMINYVYSYNIVSMMFGHGAGYPGKWGDLLMTNIQRNSFQTWNFGVGAAATIVVMVCVLIVVGIWYRVFKESLVVDE; from the coding sequence ATGAAAACAAAAATTAAAGAGAATACTCAGAAAGGGTTCAAGTATAGTCTTAAAGAAAAAATTATAAAAAATAAATTTGCATATGCACTTGTAGCTCCAGCATTAATTGCCATGATAATTGTTCAACTTATTCCAATGTCAGAAGGATTATATTTTTCTCTACTTAAGCTTAATCAATTTACTTTAAAGCAATTTTTGCATGCACCATTTGCAGGATTTGATAATTTCTATACAGTTCTTTTTGATACTACAAGTAATATGCGTTCTGGATTCTTAGATGCACTAAGAAATACAGCAATTTATTCAGTACTATGTAATGTGTTTGTTTTAGCCATTGGATTAATGGCTGCAATGGTAGTTAATAGAGAATTTAAATTAAGGGGATTAGCAAGAACTTTATTACTTACTCCTTGGGTTGTTCCTTCTTATGTAGTTGGTATGCTTTGGGGATTCATGTGGCAACAAGACACAGGAATAATAAACAGAATATTAGTCGATTGGCTACATATATTGCCAAGCAAACCATTTTGGTTGACTGGATCTAATGTACTCTTTGCAATAATAATTCCAACAATATGGAGAAATGTACCTTTTGTAATGATAATGCTTCTTGCAGGACTTCAAAATATATCTGAAGATTATTATGAAGCAGCAGAACTTGACGGTGCAAATGGAATTCAAAAATTTTCACATATTACTTTGCCGTTGTTAAAACCAATAATAGGTATTCAACTACTATTTGGAATGATTAATTATGTTTACTCTTATAATATAGTTTCTATGATGTTTGGACATGGTGCAGGATATCCAGGTAAATGGGGAGATTTATTAATGACAAACATACAAAGAAACTCATTCCAAACTTGGAATTTTGGTGTTGGAGCTGCTGCAACAATTGTTGTAATGGTATGTGTTCTAATAGTTGTGGGTATTTGGTATAGAGTATTTAAAGAAAGTTTGGTGGTGGATGAATAA
- a CDS encoding sugar ABC transporter substrate-binding protein: MKKRLLTTLMASVLTLSLIGCGSKTNETTKTDGSNADKEVNLNVWIMPNSGTPDQDFMEVIQPFLDKNPNIKVTPTVLDWGSAWTKITAAATSGEAPDITQLGTSWVAAVGAMNALEDLTPYYNDFGGDDAFVKATLDTTKIEGQKEKYAMPWFIDTRAIFYRKDACQKAGVDPTKDFATWDSYKAALKKLNGVEVDGKKMSALGMPGKNDWNVVHNFAWWVWGAGGQYIQDGKAVINSKEAYEGVKFYTELASDGLMPKAALEKNSAEVEALFNQGEYATIFSGAYLAKTIKTEFEKDSTKALDPSKVGIAMVPEGPKGRFALFGGSTLAMYKSSKNKPEAAKLLAYLATADSQVAYAKKHGNLPANAKSFDDKFITDDPLLSVFKQQLQYGKAYPSVPGWAPSEGLFQKGLSNVWDNVMGVNGAYDPAKTQTELDATVNDVNAVLKQ; encoded by the coding sequence ATGAAGAAAAGATTATTAACAACTCTAATGGCAAGTGTGTTGACTTTAAGTTTAATTGGCTGTGGATCAAAGACTAATGAGACAACAAAAACTGATGGTAGTAACGCTGATAAGGAAGTGAATCTAAATGTTTGGATAATGCCAAATAGTGGAACTCCAGATCAAGATTTCATGGAAGTTATTCAACCATTCTTAGACAAGAATCCAAATATAAAGGTAACACCAACAGTTTTAGATTGGGGATCAGCTTGGACTAAGATTACGGCTGCAGCTACTAGTGGTGAGGCACCGGATATTACTCAGTTAGGTACATCTTGGGTGGCAGCAGTAGGTGCGATGAATGCTTTAGAAGATCTTACTCCGTACTATAATGATTTTGGGGGAGATGATGCCTTCGTTAAAGCTACATTGGATACAACTAAAATTGAGGGACAAAAAGAAAAATATGCAATGCCATGGTTCATTGATACAAGAGCTATTTTCTACAGAAAAGATGCTTGTCAAAAGGCTGGAGTAGATCCAACAAAGGATTTTGCTACTTGGGATAGTTATAAAGCTGCATTAAAGAAATTAAATGGAGTAGAGGTTGATGGAAAGAAGATGTCTGCTCTTGGTATGCCTGGAAAGAATGACTGGAACGTTGTCCATAACTTCGCATGGTGGGTCTGGGGAGCAGGCGGACAATATATTCAAGATGGAAAAGCTGTAATTAACTCTAAGGAAGCTTACGAAGGTGTAAAGTTCTATACTGAATTAGCTTCAGACGGATTAATGCCAAAAGCTGCATTAGAAAAGAATTCTGCTGAAGTTGAAGCACTATTTAATCAAGGTGAATATGCAACAATATTCTCTGGTGCATATTTAGCTAAAACAATAAAGACTGAATTTGAAAAGGATAGTACCAAGGCGTTAGATCCTAGTAAAGTTGGAATTGCTATGGTTCCAGAAGGTCCTAAGGGTAGATTTGCATTGTTTGGTGGGAGTACTTTAGCTATGTACAAGTCATCAAAGAATAAGCCAGAAGCAGCTAAGTTACTAGCTTACCTAGCTACAGCAGATTCTCAAGTTGCATATGCTAAAAAACATGGAAACTTGCCTGCAAATGCTAAGTCATTTGATGATAAGTTTATAACTGATGATCCGCTACTTTCAGTATTTAAGCAACAATTACAATATGGTAAAGCATATCCATCAGTTCCAGGTTGGGCTCCATCAGAAGGATTATTCCAAAAAGGATTATCTAATGTATGGGACAATGTTATGGGAGTTAATGGGGCATATGACCCAGCTAAAACTCAAACGGAATTAGATGCGACAGTTAACGATGTAAATGCTGTTTTAAAACAATAA
- the bglS gene encoding beta-glucanase — protein sequence MKIKKLKSITCSVLLLSTFFSATVMPTSVSAVTRTHFADSFNGLNTSAWSKADGWTNGSMFNCTWRASNVNFNNGKMELSITRDTKGGTKPYAAGEYRSNSTFGYGLYQVNMKPAKNVGTVSSFFTYTGPSENTPWDEIDIEFLGKDTTKVQFNYYTNGVGGHEYIYNLGFDASTSFHTYAFNWQPTYIAWLVDGREVYRAYNNIPSHPGKIMMNLWPGTGVDSWLGAYNGVTPIKAYYDWTSYDPV from the coding sequence ATGAAAATTAAAAAATTGAAATCTATAACTTGTTCTGTATTATTATTAAGTACTTTTTTTTCAGCAACTGTAATGCCTACAAGTGTTTCTGCAGTGACTAGAACTCACTTTGCTGATTCCTTTAATGGTTTAAATACAAGTGCTTGGTCAAAAGCTGATGGGTGGACAAATGGATCTATGTTCAATTGCACATGGAGAGCTAGTAATGTAAATTTTAATAATGGAAAAATGGAACTTTCTATAACTAGGGATACAAAAGGTGGAACAAAACCTTATGCAGCAGGAGAGTATCGTTCAAATAGTACATTTGGTTATGGTCTTTATCAAGTAAATATGAAACCTGCAAAAAATGTAGGGACAGTTTCTTCATTTTTTACTTACACAGGTCCTAGTGAGAATACTCCATGGGATGAAATAGATATAGAATTTTTAGGAAAAGATACTACAAAGGTACAATTCAATTATTATACCAATGGTGTAGGTGGTCATGAATATATTTATAATTTAGGCTTTGATGCATCAACAAGTTTCCATACTTATGCTTTTAATTGGCAACCAACTTATATAGCATGGTTAGTTGATGGAAGAGAAGTGTACAGGGCATATAATAATATTCCATCACATCCTGGAAAGATTATGATGAACTTATGGCCAGGAACTGGTGTAGATTCTTGGTTAGGTGCTTACAATGGAGTGACACCAATAAAGGCATATTATGATTGGACGTCTTACGATCCAGTTTAA